A genomic region of Pyrus communis chromosome 14, drPyrComm1.1, whole genome shotgun sequence contains the following coding sequences:
- the LOC137714114 gene encoding receptor-like protein 2 — MDHSISHGFLFILFILIFNSIISTNDACDPSERNALTTFSRSLSSPPLNWTTDSVDCCQWEGITCNQDRWITRLQLPSKGINGGIISPSSLGNLTHLTHLNLSHNSLYGSLEAGFFLSLNRIEILDLSYNLLSGGLSLSQLPSIVQIVDLSSNHFHGEIPSLFFGHASNMTSFNVTNNSFSGSIPSSICLHLSPSIRLFDFSLNEFSGNISRGLGACSKLQVFRAGYNNLSGLLPDDIYNATTLKEIALPRNSLHGAISERIVNLTNLAFLDLQSNGLSGFLPVNIGKLSKLQHIFLQFNSLKGSLPPSLMNCTNLIKLNLGINLFEGNISTLNFSNLAKLTILDLGHNNFTGFLPTSLYSCKSLKAIRVSKNNLEGQIQPEILSLESLSFLSLSYSRLTNITGAMKILMRCKSLKVLILSTTFYGEKIPSDEAMANFDGFQNLQMLDLSNCQLNGEIPQWFLKLKKLGVLILNFNRITGSIPSWLGALPRLFVLGLGANRISGEFPRELCTLPMLLSEETSPQADDDVLELPIYTSTNRTFLQYKLSYFPRVIDMRNNSISGRIPIEIGQLQLLQTLDLNMNNFLGEIPEQISNLKNLEELDLSMNHFSGKIPLSLASLSFLNSFNVSYNSLEGSIPTGTQLQSFNVSAFEGNPKLCGPPLPKCLSSNGYDGENKNSQDLDDDEDQSLWIGLSVVLGFVVGFLGFCCPLLLKRTWRYAYFQFLDNVQFKLYLVQRKVKRRMKINKQPQDQVQVSNRRGEVGSSSHSHAEGDSKNCTEDASLSNSFMVPRKQDCSTSVFNDPIKEEIQSIS, encoded by the exons ATGGATCATTCAATCTCTCATggcttcctcttcatcctctTCATCCTCATATTCAATTCCATTATATCTACGAATGATGCATGCGATCCAAGCGAACGCAACGCACTCACGACCTTCTCTCGCTCTCTGTCTTCTCCTCCATTGAACTGGACTACTGATTCAGTTGATTGTTGCCAGTGGGAAGGCATCACTTGTAATCAGGACCGTTGGATCACACGATTGCAGTTACCATCCAAAGGCATCAATGGGGGTATTATTTCTCCCTCATCACTTGGAAATCTCACGCATCTCACACACCTCAATCTCTCCCACAACTCACTTTATGGTTCACTCGAAGCTGGATTCTTCTTGTCCTTGAATCGAATTGAGATCCTCGATTTGAGCTATAACCTTCTCTCTGGAGGACTCTCACTTTCTCAGCTTCCAAGTATTGTACAGATTGTTGATTTGTCCAGCAATCACTTCCATGGAGAAATTCCATCCTTATTCTTTGGACATGCTTCGAATATGACTAGTTTCAACGTCACGAACAACAGCTTCTCAGGGTCCATCCCGTCCTCTATTTGTCTTCATTTGTCTCCCTCGATTAGACTATTCGATTTCTCCCTCAATGAATTCAGTGGCAATATTTCTCGCGGACTAGGTGCGTGTTCCAAACTACAGGTGTTTCGAGCTGGTTACAACAACCTCTCGGGACTACTTCCAGATGACATCTACAATGCTACCACACTTAAAGAAATTGCGTTGCCTCGCAATTCGCTACACGGTGCCATAAGCGAAAGAATTGTCAACCTCACCAACCTTGCATTCCTTGACCTCCAGTCGAACGGATTGAGCGGTTTTCTCCCTGTAAACATCGGTAAGCTGTCCAAATTACAACACATCTTCCTTCAATTTAACAGTCTAAAAGGCTCTCTGCCCCCATCTTTGATGAACTGCACAAACCTTATCAAACTGAATCTCGGAATCAACCTTTTTGAAGGAAACATCTCAACCCTTAATTTCTCCAATCTTGCTAAACTAACAATACTTGATCTTGGCCATAACAACTTCACCGGTTTCTTGCCAACAAGCCTTTACTCATGCAAGTCCCTGAAAGCAATTCGAGTGAGCAAAAACAATCTAGAGGGACAGATACAACCCGAGATTCTTTCACTCGAATCCTTGTCCTTCCTCTCCCTCAGCTACAGCCGATTGACAAACATCACGGGGGCAATGAAGATACTAATGCGCTGCAAAAGTCTCAAGGTACTCATCCTTTCGACAACATTTTATGGAGAGAAAATTCCAAGTGATGAAGCAATGGCTAATTTCGACGGGTTCCAAAATCTTCAAATGCTAGATTTGAGTAACTGTCAGCTCAACGGTGAAATACCTCAATGGTTTTTGAAGCTCAAGAAGCTAGGGGTCTTGATTCTGAATTTTAACAGAATCACTGGATCGATTCCTAGTTGGTTGGGGGCTCTTCCAAGGCTCTTTGTTTTAGGATTGGGAGCCAATCGAATTTCGGGTGAATTTCCAAGGGAACTCTGTACACTTCCCATGTTGTTATCCGAAGAAACTTCTCCTCAAGCAGACGATGATGTTCTCGAACTGCCTATCTACACCTCAACCAACAGAACATTTCTGCAGTACAAGTTGTCTTACTTTCCTCGCGTGATCGACATGAGGAACAACAGCATTAGTGGGAGAATTCCCATTGAGATAGGCCAGCTGCAGCTGCTACAAACGCTGGATCTTAACATGAACAACTTTTTGGGCGAAATCCCAGAGCAAATATCCAACCTCAAGAACTTGGAGGAATTAGACCTTTCCATGAACCATTTTTCCGGAAAGATCCCATTGTCATTGGCAAGCCTTAGtttcttgaattctttcaaTGTCTCGTACAATAGTCTTGAAGGATCAATACCGACCGGCACGCAGctacaaagcttcaacgtcTCTGCATTCGAAGGGAATCCAAAACTTTGCGGCCCTCCACTTCCGAAGTGCTTGTCAAGTAATGGGTATGATGGAGAGAATAAGAACAGCCAGGATTTGGACGACGACGAGGATCAAAGTCTATGGATTGGGTTATCCGTTGTGCTCGGTTTCGTTGTAGGGTTCTTGGGATTCTGCTGCCCTTTGCTTCTCAAGAGGACATGGAGATATGCATATTTCCAATTCCTAGACAATGTTCAGTTTAAGCTCTATCTGGTGCAGAGAAAGGTTAAGCGAAG GATGAAGATTAACAAGCAACCCCAAGACCAAGTCCAAGTCTCAAACCGAAGGGGAGAAGTTGGAAGCAGCAGCCATTCACACGCTGAGGGTGACAGTAAAAATTGCACAGAAGATGCAAGCCTCAGTAACTCTTTCATGGTCCCTCGCAAACAGGACTGCTCTACCTCCGTCTTCAATGATCCAATCAAAGAAGAAATACAAAGTATCAGTTGA
- the LOC137716188 gene encoding non-structural maintenance of chromosomes element 4 homolog A-like: MPTSAKRERSASQTRGVDEAAQLRAMKREKVNAGDRVDDESAIPSEQEAVRRRALRSDYLAVKNLISEKRDDLMCSDLEKFGLLINKVEKLHEQVQKPREQVADAEALLDITNTLWISVKSQSSAGISPSDFVTALLSNFSQPRGGDDHVTVNWKGIGFSVLPIFKSAHGCCTMLGPMSTELKQRKAVVRSKRVKPTTTDRPDEIDDTQTEEKTDTDKNMSTIFDILRRKKRSRLEALMLNRNSFAQTVENLFALSFLVKDGRAELSVDANDFHIVSPRNAPSAEDVASRKVTYHHFVFRFDFKDWKVMMDSLPVGEELMPHRSPPNSTRTSQEEPASSGSQTALPPTPIRKLSRNRGRVVLEESIAEESPENDEATGTNIFRRSKRKL, translated from the exons ATGCCCACGTCAGCGAAGCGCGAACGGAGCGCGAGTCAAACCCGAGGCGTTGACGAGGCCGCGCAGCTCAGAGCCATGAAGCGTGAGAAGGTCAACGCCGGCGACCGAGTCGATGACGAGTCGGCGATCCCGAGTGAGCAGGAAGCAGTCAGGCGGCGGGCACTGCGGTCCGACTATCTCGCCGTCAAGAACCTCATCAGTG AGAAAAGAGATGATTTGATGTGTTCGGATTTGGAGAAGTTCGGACTTCTCATCAATAAAGTCGAGAAATTGCATGAGCAAG TTCAGAAGCCAAGGGAACAAGTAGCAGACGCAGAGGCACTGCTGGACATAACAAACACATTGTGGATCTCTGTTAAGTCACAGTCCAGTGCCGGGATTAGCCCGTCGGACTTTGTTACCGCTTTGCTTAGCAATTTTAGCCAACCGAGAGGAGGGGATGACCACGTCACGGTTAATTGGAAGGGAATTGGGTTTTCTGTTTTGCCCATTTTCAAGAGCGCTCATGGTTGTTGCACTAT GCTTGGACCCATGAGTACCGAGTTGAAGCAAAGGAAGGCTGTGGTTCGCAGTAAACGTGTGAAGCCTACCACAACCGATAGGCCTGATGAG ATAGATGATACTCAGACGGAAGAGAAAACTGATACTGACAAGAACATGTCAACGATATTTGACATTCTAAGAAGGAAAAAGCGGAGTCGACTTGAGGCTTTGATGTTAAACAGAAATTCTTTTGCGCAGACGGTGGAGAACTTATTTGCACTGTCATTCTTAGTCAAAGATGGCCGAGCTGAATTATCTGTAGATGCAAATGACTTTCATATTGTTT cACCTAGGAATGCTCCTTCCGCCGAGGACGTGGCATCACGGAAGGTCACTTACCACCATTTTGTGTTCCGATTTGATTTCAAGGACTGGAAG GTAATGATGGATAGTTTGCCTGTTGGTGAGGAGCTGATGCCTCATAGATCCCCACCAAACTCTACACGTACCTCTCAAGAGGAACCAGCATCATCTGGTTCCCAAACAGCCTTACCCCCAACCCCGATTCGAAAACTCTCTAGAAACCGTGGCCGGGTTGTGCTGGAAGAATCTATTGCAGAAGAATCCCCTGAAAACGATGAAGCTACTGGAACTAACATCTTTCGCAGGTCTAAGCGCAAGCTTTAA
- the LOC137715711 gene encoding DEK domain-containing chromatin-associated protein 4-like has translation MAGEHGTRTQPWGTLEELLLVSAVNRHGTQSWDSVALEVGGRCSAKATTLLTALNCRNKFEDIKRRFVLGDDDDSSGSLGAMVDKLRRLRVEELRREVRRRDVSIVSLELKVKRLEEERDRSLKEDAEATSPSKDLKRGGEDQRDGSPENLAGKMNSGEDFGWDFNSDERENRSFNESNSTSQRGAAEKQAEGKEEEPGPEGNEPDPMRAKIRSEPDRDCSVNGKVADDDDEDNQNNKNGDDTAKASQLDDSSELWESGGESKREGKRGRRGGAAASRQQNSDVQSSASLSKRKPRRGGGGEGGGGGSRSRSRSRSRSRSSSGEEAEGDEVSPATSKGVKQLKLVKSEPLIKVLKIIRSHRLGSVFERRLRSQESERYKSLIRQHMDLRMIQSKLNKGVYAEDCIRLFFRDLLLLFNNAVVFFRKNSPEHNAAQELRSIVLKEMNDQLPKPQSATETEKSNVPKIETKAQKLESHGSEKPIKSSIVVCGKLGSVNALSDAKNRKGDKIEEKAKAANVRKADGAAFVKVEDKGVRKRRTQERGGRRGMSTRGRNAANPTKRHEYGVNELSSHDGLDALKAEKEKKENGRKKQGAARFLKRMKQTSSTEVKKENSDGTEEDSEESEDEKKKKKKKKKPTRGRMKLEVERKERVTRSSTESGGGRGGGRRSQESNGRGRRGVGRPPKRPETSAAGAGSGKRGRDNGEADQVGSAGRPRKRTRR, from the exons ATGGCTGGGGAACACGGAACGAGAACGCAACCATGGGGGACGTTAGAGGAGCTCTTGCTCGTTTCCGCCGTGAACCGCCACGGCACCCAGAGTTGGGACTCCGTCGCCTTGGAGGTCGGGGGCCGATGCTCCGCCAAAGCGACGACGCTACTCACTGCTCTGAACTGTAGGAACAAGTTCGAGGACATCAAGCGACGGTTCGTATTGGGAGACGACGACGATTCGTCCGGGAGCCTGGGCGCGATGGTTGACAAGCTGCGAAGGCTGAGGGTTGAGGAGCTCCGACGCGAGGTCCGCCGTCGCGACGTTTCGATCGT GTCGTTGGAGTTGAAGGTGAAGAGGTTGGAGGAGGAGAGGGATCGCAGCTTGAAGGAGGACGCCGAGGCCACCAGTCCGAGCAAAGATCTCAAGCGCGGGGGAGAGGATCAACGGGATGGTTCGCCGGAGAACCTAGCCGGAAAAATGAACTCCGGCGAAGACTTCGGCTGGGACTTCAATTCCGACGAGCGTGAGAATCGATCCTTCAACGAGTCCAATTCGACGAGCCAAAGAGGCGCGGCGGAGAAACAGGCGGAGGGGAAAGAGGAGGAGCCCGGGCCGGAAGGAAACGAACCAGATCCGATGCGGGCTAAAATCCGGTCCGAACCGGATCGCGATTGCTCTGTTAACGGCAAAGTAGCAGACGATGACGACGAAGacaatcaaaacaacaaaaacggCGATGATACAGCGAAGGCGAGTCAACTCGACGACTCGAGCGAGTTGTGGGAATCCGGTGGCGAGTCGAAGCGGGAGGGAAAAAGAGGTCGTCGTGGTGGTGCGGCGGCGTCGAGGCAGCAGAACAGCGACGTGCAGAGCTCGGCGAGCTTGTCGAAGAGGAAACCACGTCGTGGcggtggaggagagggaggaggaggagggagtaGGAGTAGGAGTAGGAGTAGGAGTAGGAGTAGGAGCAGCAGCGGCGAAGAGGCCGAGGGTGACGAAGTATCTCCCGCCACCAGCAAAGGGGTTAAGCAGCTCAAGCTGGTTAAATCTGAGCCGTTGATCAAGGTCCTCAAGATCATCCGGTCTCATCGGCTCGGCTCCGTATTCGAGCGGCGGCTTCGGAGCCAG GAATCAGAAAGGTACAAAAGTTTGATTCGGCAACACATGGACCTACGTATGATTCAATCCAAGCTTAACAAAGGCGTCTACGCAGAAGATTGCATCCGCTTGTTCTTCCGTGACCTCCTCCTTCTTTTCAACAACGCCGTCGTCTTCTTCCGCAAGAACTCTCCAGAGCACAACGCAGCTCAAGAGCTCCGCTCCATTGTGCTAAAGGAAATGAACGACCAGCTCCCGAAACCACAATCCGCGACTGAAACCGAAAAATCGAACGTGCCCAAGATCGAAACCAAAGCTCAGAAGCTCGAGTCCCATGGCTCTGAGAAACCCATCAAGTCGTCCATTGTTGTGTGTGGAAAACTTGGTTCTGTCAATGCACTCTCTGATGCGAAGAATCGGAAGGGAGATAAGATCGAAGAGAAAGCAAAGGCGGCGAATGTGAGGAAGGCGGATGGTGCTGCATTTGTGAAGGTTGAGGACAAGGGGGTTAGGAAACGGAGGACGCAAGAAAGAGGCGGGCGGAGAGGCATGAGCACGAGGGGCAGGAATGCAGCGAACCCGACCAAGCGGCATGAGTATGGTGTCAATGAACTCAGTTCACATGACGGTTTGGACGCGTTGAAAgcggagaaggagaagaaagaaaacggAAGGAAGAAGCAAGGCGCGGCGAGGTTCTTGAAGCGAATGAAGCAGACCTCGAGTACTGAAGTGAAGAAGGAGAATTCGGATGGTACCGAGGAGGATAGCGAGGAGAGCGAGgacgagaagaagaagaagaagaagaagaagaagccgacGAGGGGTAGGATGAAGCTGGAGGTTGAGAGGAAGGAGAGGGTGACGCGGAGTTCAACGGAAAGCGGAGGAGGGAGGGGAGGGGGAAGGAGGAGTCAGGAGAGCAATGGGAGGGGAAGAAGAGGGGTTGGGAGGCCACCGAAGAGGCCGGAAACTTCAGCGGCTGGGGCGGGGAGcgggaagagagggagagacaaCGGGGAGGCGGATCAGGTGGGGAGTGCAGGGAGGCCGAGAAAGCGTACAAGGAGGTGA
- the LOC137715579 gene encoding receptor-like protein 2 has translation MPEPSHIMPHGVLFLFFVFSAFISTNHACNKADHNSLLSSFNMSSSRLNWSYSDCCHWEGIACDADGRVTHVLLPSKQLQGGVSCSLGNLTRLSHLNLSHNLLSGPLEAGLLLSLSRLEILDLSYNLLSGEVPLFLSSSYIQIVDLSNNQFNGTIPSSFLQHAWSLSSLNVSKNHFTGKLPSSICLRSSSVRVLDFSHNDFNGSIPLGLGNCLKLEIFRAGFNTLSGTLPSDLFKAYALHEISLPSNLLFGHISDNIVNLTSLTILEIYFNHLSGALPFHIGKLSKLKLMLLHFNNLEGPLPPSLMNCTNLIELNLESNHLDGNISELDFSKLDQLIKLDLGSNYFSGVMPKSLYSCKFLKAVRLSGNYLEGQIQPEIVSLKYLSFLALGGNRLTNVTGALHILMRFKSLRVVMLPHNFIGEELPDGDAMIGSGFQNLRLFGLSDCQLKGHIPVWMSKFKKLEALDLSSNRLTGSIPPWLGSLPSLFFISLNNNSLSGGLPKELFSLQALVSEKPAAQTDSGDVELPINTQRTNASVTALQYNYVSKLPRAIYIRNNSLSGNIPVEIGQLQNLHELDLSVNNIVGSIPDQVSNLTNLERLDLSRNHLSGGIPASLSNLHFLASLSVAYNNLQGQVPLGTQIQGFDATAFEGNPGLCGSPLPNKCQQNTSDNATKNMEDVHGNGNEIPWFYISVALGFIVGFWGVCGSLALITSWRYAYFQFLSDVKDRFIR, from the coding sequence ATGCCGGAACCTAGTCATATAATGCCTCATGGAGTCCTTTTCCTGTTTTTTGTGTTCTCTGCTTTCATTTCTACAAACCATGCTTGCAACAAGGCAGATCACAACTCTCTTTTGTCATCTTTCAATATGTCTTCTTCTCGTTTAAATTGGTCTTACAGTGATTGTTGTCACTGGGAAGGCATCGCTTGTGATGCTGATGGTAGGGTAACACATGTTTTGTTGCCCTCTAAACAGCTCCAAGGAGGCGTTTCTTGTTCTCTTGGAAACCTCACACGTCTTTCGCACCTCAATCTCTCCCACAATCTGCTTTCAGGTCCTCTTGAAGCTGGACTATTGTTGTCCTTGAGTCGCCTTGAAATCCTTGATTTGAGCTATAACCTTCTCTCCGGAGAAGTACCATTGTTTCTATCATCTAGTTACATTCAGATAGTGGATTTGTCGAACAATCAATTCAATGGAACAATTCCATCTTCATTCCTCCAGCATGCCTGGAGTTTGAGCAGCTTGAATGTCAGTAAAAATCATTTTACTGGCAAATTACCTTCCTCTATTTGTCTTCGTTCCTCTTCGGTCAGAGTCTTGGATTTCTCTCACAACGATTTCAATGGCTCAATTCCTCTCGGACTAGGAAACTGTTTGAAATTGGAAATCTTTCGCGCAGGCTTTAATACTCTCTCTGGGACTCTTCCTAGTGATCTCTTCAAAGCTTATGCGCTTCACGAAATTTCGTTACCTTCCAATCTTCTTTTCGGTCACATTAGTGACAACATTGTCAATCTCACCAGCCTCACAATCCTAGAGATTTACTTCAATCATTTGAGTGGCGCACTTCCTTTCCATATCGGGAAGCTCTCCAAATTAAAACTCATGCTCCTTCATTTCAACAATCTTGAAGGTCCTCTGCCACCATCTTTGATGAATTGCACAAACCTTATCGAACTCAATCTTGAATCCAACCATTTAGATGGAAATATCTCGGAGCTAGATTTTTCCAAACTTGATCAACTTATCAAGCTTGATCTTGGGAGCAATTACTTCTCCGGTGTCATGCCAAAAAGCCTTTACTCATGCAAGTTTCTGAAAGCAGTTCGCCTGAGCGGTAATTATCTAGAGGGACAAATACAACCCGAGATTGTTTCGTTGAAATACCTATCCTTCCTCGCACTTGGTGGCAACAGACTCACCAATGTCACCGGCGCTCTGCATATATTGATGCGTTTCAAAAGTCTCAGGGTGGTCATGCTTCCACATAATTTTATAGGTGAAGAACTGCCGGATGGTGATGCTATGATTGGTTCTGGGTTTCAAAATCTCCGCCTTTTTGGCTTATCGGACTGCCAACTTAAAGGTCATATTCCGGTGTGGATGTCAAAGTTCAAGAAACTCGAAGCCCTTGATTTGTCTTCCAACAGACTCACAGGCTCAATACCTCCTTGGTTGGGAAGTCTTCCCAGTCTTTTCTTCATAAGCTTGAACAACAACTCACTTTCTGGGGGACTTCCAAAGGAGCTTTTCTCACTACAAGCTCTTGTATCCGAGAAGCCTGCCGCTCAAACAGATAGTGGTGATGTCGAGCTACCTATCAACACGCAGCGAACAAATGCATCTGTCACAGCTCTGCAGTACAACTATGTGTCCAAATTGCCGCGAGCAATTTACATCCGGAATAACAGTCTAAGTGGCAACATTCCCGTTGAGATAGGCCAGTTGCAAAACCTTCACGAGCTGGATCTCAGCGTCAACAACATCGTTGGCAGCATTCCAGACCAGGTATCTAACCTCACAAACTTGGAGAGACTAGACCTCTCAAGAAACCATCTGTCGGGCGGAATCCCAGCTTCACTATCAAATCTTCATTTCTTGGCTTCACTTAGTGTTGCATACAATAACCTCCAAGGACAAGTACCGTTAGGCACTCAGATCCAAGGCTTCGATGCCACTGCCTTTGAGGGCAACCCGGGACTTTGCGGTTCCCCGCTTCCAAACAAATGCCAGCAGAACACAAGTGATAATGCAACCAAGAACATGGAAGATGTGCATGGCAATGGGAATGAAATTCCATGGTTTTATATTTCAGTGGCTCTTGGTTTCATTGTAGGATTTTGGGGAGTTTGTGGCTCTTTAGCTTTGATCACGTCGTGGCGATATGCGTATTTCCAGTTCCTCTCCGATGTTAAAGATCGCTTCATACGTTGA